The Pan paniscus chromosome 17, NHGRI_mPanPan1-v2.0_pri, whole genome shotgun sequence genomic interval ctctttctcttcctttcccgcTTACTTCTTCTAGAAGCTCAAAGTACTCTTAGGCCTGCTCTTCTGGTTTGGTAGTAGGTTTTTCCTCCTAGGGTTGATTCACACACAAGCCCTGGCAACCAATCTAGGGTCCAGCCCCTAGTAGATCAGTGTTGTCTCTCATAAAGCCAGTCTGCAAATATCACCTTGAATCCTACAGTCTGTAGAAGCCTCCAGTCTACTGCTTTCTAGCTCCAGGTTTTTTAAGGTCTTTGGACCTAGGGAAAAGGGAGCAGGTCTGTATGTTGAATGAGGTTTGCTATGTGCGCAATGGAGCATTACAAAACCATTTCCTACTATTCTGTGTCCTCCATCCACTTCCCCTTAAttatcctttatctttttttatatctTCTAAAAACTACCATTATAGACAGCTTGTACATAGTCAGATTATAAGCTCCCTGAAGGTAGGTATCCTGTGTCTCCCGAAGGGTAAGCTTTGCAGGGCTCATTGTCCTCAATGCTGTGCACCCAACAGGAACTCAATCAATACTTCTGTAATTGGCCAAGTATAGATGAAAGGGTTTCTAGCCTGGTGGGCTGGTTTGTAGGAGCAAAGGAATCCAAGTGCTTAGGCCAATAGTTTACATCGCCAGTGTCTGGGGCTCTATGCAGGGTCTGTCAATATTCTGCAGGAGCCAGCATTCCTCTGTCCTCCCAACCACCCTAGTCCTTACAGGCATCTACCCTTTGTTCTATGCCAGGACTACAGGGACAGTTCTGCAAGGCATCTGAAGTTAATAACCTCAATAGGCTCAGGAAAGGCTCAAGAGATCCAGCCCAAGCCCTTCCACAGAGGCCGCTCCAGGAAGTGCAGGGCAACCAGGGATCACACAACTACGTGTGAACCCAGCTCACAAACCCAGCTCGGAACCCAGATTTCCTGCCCATACCACTGCCCAGGCAAGCCCAGCAGCATTTCTCTGATACACATTGCTCAATGTCAGGCAACAACCCACCCAGAGGTCTCCTGGAGACTCTAAAGGCCTTCAAGACCCAAATGATTATCCTCTGAATAAGAATTTATATATTAAAGCTGACCCCTATAGAAATTCCTTAGGAAAATAGGGACCAGACTCcctatctttttctttcaaatctcATGATAGAGTACCAAGTCTTTCCCCTACCCCCGAAGGAGAGTCCTAACCTGGAATGCTATTGGGCTGGATCTCAGGAGAAATCTCTAGGGTCCTACACACATGCCCCTCATTAATTGTGATCAGCATAGTGGGTATGGGCCTTTACCTCCCACCACACCATGCCAAACTGCCGGCTATACTTTCAAAACTCAGGGCCCACATCTGGCCAACACCCACTCCTTCCCCACCCCTCACTGTGTGGGGCACACCTTGGCAACCAGACTGCTGTATCTCGGAAGCGGGTTCCACCCAGGCTGAAAATCTCCGTGATCTAGAGAAGAATTAACACCATGGTCAATGTGGTTCTTGGGGCTACAGCAGGGTcagggcagggtggggcatcCCCAGCACTGACCACGGGTGTgccagcccctcctgcctcttcctctgGGGCCAATTTGGAGGCAGAATCATCCTTGTTCTCCTCCTTGTCCTCCTCAGGGTCAGGTGGCTCTTGCTTCACAGAAGGCAGGCCTGGGTCTACTGCCTGGGAGAAGTAGGAAACAGGCAACCATTAGAAGGGCAGAGTTCACCTGAGGAAAGTCTCTATCAGCCAACCCCTCACTGTGCTGACAAATCCTACTTCCGTCACATTTCAACACAGAAAGTCCATCTCTCTGCCTATAAAGCTTTCCCATTCCCATTCCTCACTGACCTCCGTTTTTCTGTTAGCTGGATAGCAAAGCGGGCAAAGCTAGTTGCCTGTGGGAGGTAGGGTGTCTGTTAGACAGGCGGGGTAATTCTGCAGAAACGTCGCAATCAGCACATCTATTGCTCTGCTCAAGAGAACCATCATGGCTCATCATCACTCTGCTTACAGACCACTCCGCTACGGCACCAACAGAACATCCATCACTGCCCCCACCTTGCTAGGGCAGCCAGGCACCAATACGGGAGAAGTCAGGACAGCTGTGCCTGGTGTCCACTCGTCCTGGGTATCCGCCTTCTCTTGCTTCACCTGGGGTAAGGCCACAACCCAACTCAGGCCAGAGCACTGGGCCTCCTGCGTGAGGGAGGATTGCAGCAGACTTGGTCTCAGCTCCCTGGCATGCGGCTGGGTGAGGCTGGGAAGGCAGGACAGGGTAGGGCCCTCACCTGCAACAGGGCTTCTGTGGAAGCTGCAACAGGGCCCGGCACCTGCACAGGACTGCTTGCGCCTTCCCGTAAAAACACAAGGTCAGTGCCAGGCGGGGGCAGCACAAAGCCACCACCTGCTTCCTGCTTCGTTGGAGCCTGGGTATGGTCTGGTTGGGCTGTGCGTGTAGCCAAGGTGGGCTTCAAGGTAGGGCCAAGATGGTGCCGTCGGGCAGAGCTGGGCCTCTTTCGACGACGGTAAGGTGGGGGCGATCCTGCCCCATCCTCAGACTCTGACCAGACACTGGGCAGCAGCCGCTTCTATGGGGAAAGATAGGGTGCTATGGCTACCTGGTGTCCTGACCAATCACATCCACCCTGCCCGGCTCCACATGCCTGCTAATCTCCCATCAGTCCCAGCACGGAATCTGCTTACATATGAGCCCTTCATCATTGAGCCTGCTAGTCTCCTATTAGCAACACCAATGCCACCTAGACTCATTAAGCCAAGAACAATGTCTGTTAATCCTCAACCAAAGCTactgccccacccacccacctaccaaGCCTGCCCACCACTTCCAGGCACTGGGGCGCCTGGCCCAACCTATCCCGTCCACCTGACCCTTCCTGCCCCACCCACCATGGCAAACTGCAGGCATTGGCGCCAACGACACTTCTGGCGCTTCTGGTTGCTGCCCCCGAATTTGGGCTTGTCGCAGCAGAAGTCGCAGCGGCCACAGTCCATCCGCCGTAGGCAGGCTGCACAGGCCCCGCACTTGCGGTTCTGCCGGCGGTTCGTGTAGGGCtgctggggtggggggaatggGTGGTGCTGTCAACTAGGACTAGGAGAGGCCATCCTCAACGCCTATTCCAGTGCTGGTCCTGGTGCTCCTCTAGCCCCATAAGACGGAGCTACTTGCATActagtctcagcctcctgactccCCACTAGTCACTCCTCAGCATTCGCTAGTTCAACATTGGCCACTATCACTGTGCCAGCTGGCCCTCGATACCATTAGGACTGTGGCTGCTCCACTACAGTATCCACTGCTGTATTTCCTAGGCCACCACTAGCTACCAAGAAAATGTCTCTGACCCCCATTTCCAGCAACATTTTGATAACTCTCTATTAGCTCCCATCACTGTGCCTACTCTGTCGCTCATCCTAGGTGAACCCCAGTCACTGTGCTAGCTGCTCCTCTGTCAATCCCCACATCAGCTACCAGAGTGTTGGTATATGCGACATGAAGCACTGTCATGCACCTGCTGACCCCGTATTAGTCCTCCATTATCTACTCATCCCATCCTAGGACCCATTATTGTGCCTTGCTGTTCCCCAATAGGCTCATTCCAGCATCTGCTTCTTTGAAGTTAACCAAGCGTCCTGAGAGTCTAGGCTTATCCAGGTAGGGTGGGGCCACTCACTAGCTCGTCCTCGTCTACACAGTAATAGATGAACTCGGCAGGTGGCGAGGGGGCCAGGGCTCTGGGGTGCTGTAGAGGCAAATGGGGTGGGGTCAGGGCAGGTACTGGGTAAGGTCAGGGTTGTGCCTTCCCTCCACCCACTGGGGCCTCACCGGCTCTGTGGGCTCTGGGGACTGTGATGCGGGTGGTGGAGGCAGTGGCTGGGCTCCGGGGCGCCGCCTGGCAGCCATCTTGGAGTCACAGCCTCCCTTGCGGCGGGCATGTTTACCCTGGGAAAGATCAGAAAGGGTGGTTTCAGCTTCGTGGCACCAGGCAGACACAGAAACTCCCCACACCCTAAGTGCAGAAAGCATGCATGGGACAGGCAGACAGAGGGTGGCGTGAGGCACTCACAGTTGGGGGAGCCACAGCCAGGGGAGTGCGTCGCTGACATCTCTGATGACGGCGACGCAGGCGGTGAGCAAGGTGCTGGCAGACAGAGGCAGGTAGGCGGGGCCAGAAAGGCGAGCATAGGGTTAGGCAGAAAAGAAAGACATGAGGTAGGCAAGGCCAGGTTGAAAGGAAGCAGAGGCAGCGACGATTTTAACAGCAGAATGAGCTCTGCTCCCTCCGGCCCAACTCACCCGTAGGCAACGTCGCTGGACACATTTCCACTGGCGCCTGAGACCAGGGCGGGGAGGGCGAAGGCAGATGGGGCAATGGCCACAATCCTCTTGGGTCTGACAGCCCCGGCATACTCCACACCCTCGGCTCTGTTGGCGGGGGGCAGGTGGGAGGAGAGGCATGAAGCATGGGGCCAAGCCCATGGGGGCCAGGGGCTGAGGTGAGCCTTGGGCTCTTTCCACTTGCCCAACTCACCCTTTCCACAATCCGGAGGCAGCGTCTCCGTTCACACTTGCAGAACAGCCCCGATGCCACATCATGGGGCAGCTGCAGGAGGCAGGTGGAGCAGGCCCCACAGTCTTCTGTTACCTGGCAGGCTGCACACTCCCCACAGCCCACACGCTGCCAGGAATGGTAGGGACGAGATCACGGGCCTGCTCCAGAAGCACTGGTCCTCCCATGTCTACTGACCCTACATCAGCTGGCATCACCATGAATTTTAGTCCCCCATTAGCCTCATCACCGTATCTGAGAAGGTCTGGTTAGTCACCATCACTGAGGCCATTAGTATGTCTACTGGTCCCCTGTTAACTTCATCACTGTGTCTACTGATGCACTAATGGTAATGGGGATTAATTACCCCATTAATTCCCATTATTGTGTCTGCTGACCTATGGAGAGCACCCTATAAAATGACTCTTCATCCTGTGGACCCATCATCATCCCTTCAGACTCTACCAGCTCCATCACATCCTGCTCCCACTGCAGAGTTGTGAAGAGGAAGCAGGTTGTGCTTACCTTAAACATTCTCTGTTCCCGGTTGAAGGCAATTCTCTGTGCtgtggggaggaagagggaagaagaaaagtggAAAGGAAGCAACAGACATCTGACTTCACTCACTGCCTGTGCCCTGACTTCCACTATTCAACCTCTACCTATGCCTGCTATCTCCAATATCCAACCTCCAACCATGCCAGTAGCCTCTGTCCTGACATCCACATTCAACCCCCAGCCTAGCATGACACTGAACCTGCTCCAGCTCCTATCTCCCGATGCCCCATCCTCTGGAGGCCACTCACCTCGACAGTCTTTGCACAACGTTTTGAGCCGCTGCCTTTGGGTGCCATCCCCTGAGAAGCTGATTCCACAGTTCTCACAGCACCTGGGATGGGAAAGGCAGGTGTGGGGCTCCAAGAGCACCCCCAATCACAACCCTCACCCATCTGGCTCACCTTAGACCAACACTCACCCAGGAGCAGGGAATGAAGCTGGGGCTGTGTCAGTGTCAGCCTTGGTCTCATCCCTCGGGGCCTCCTTCCTGACCTCACCACTCTGGGGTCCAACCTGACGTTTCCGAGTCTTGGCTGGCCTTGAAGGCTTCTTTCGCTTCTTGCTGGCAACCGCCACGGGATGGGCCTGGAAAGTAAGGGAAGGAGGAATATGGGTCAGTGGTTGGGTGTTGGGTGGCACATCCACCCCTACCTAGGTATCTCATGTTGTGAAGTACCTTGGGGGCTGGATAGCACAAGATGCCTTGTTTGAAGTCGAAGAGGGTGAGATCACACGCAGGGCCCAGGTATCGAGTCAGCTCAACTTTGCTTCGGATCCTGTCTCCTGTGGGGCTAGGGATGGGCCATGATGGGTTAGCACCCAGGTGGAGCCAATGCCATTTCACTCATACAACCTTTTGACAGGGCTGGCAGGATACAGGAGGCAGCCTGGAATTGGCTTGTGagccctgcccagccccacctcaactaaccttgaaaacataaaaaaattaatataaataccaACACATATAGAAACAttagaaacaatataaatgtaaacaGATGAACATATTTACAACATATAATACTAGTAATACTGGAACTATTTCatgtaagtaaaaataaacacaaataggaacacaaatatattatatttgtgttatatatatataacacaaatataacatataaatgttAGCATTATGTACCAAGTATATAATCaagtaaagaaaacacaaatatgttttaaaaacatataaacaaatgcAACTACATACAAATTAAAGTATAAGTAATTGATTTTGGGACCCCCATGGGTTTCTTGCATTTTTGTATGCCCTGCAAGAGAGACAAcgattgtcctttttgataaacTATCTTTCCAAGGATGTTTGTAAAGCAAACAACCTTGGAAgataagagatagggtctccttcCATAGAAGGAAGGGAAAGTATACTTTTTCCAAAGGGAAAGCATACTTACTgtcttaatattattaaaaaaaacctgATTCTCTAAGCTCACAGTTCTTTTCCTATAATAATACAACCCTCTTCACGTCATGCTGTAGGAATTGGGATTCAGAAACTGGCACAAAAATAGTAATACAGTAATTCCCCCTCTCGTGCAGGGGATACATCCCAAgttccccagtggatgcctgaaaccgtggatagtaccaaaccctaatGTAATATGTACTGTGTTTTTTCtatctgataactgagatggTTACTGTGTGACTAACAGGCAGGTTGTGTCTAGAACATGGATATGGATATGGATATGGACAAAGAGATGATTCACCTCTCGAGCAGGACTGAGCGGGatggtgtgagatttcatcacgcTACTCAAAACGACACACAATTCAAAActaatgaattgtttatttctaaaattttccatttaatatttttggatggTGGTTGACTGTAGGTAACTAAAGTTGTGGAAAATGAAATTGCAGATAAGGGGGAGACTACTGTATTCTGGATCCTGCAACTGTTGTAATAAACTGTCTTTGATCTGTAACCCAGGAGTCTTACCCCTCCTACCAGCATCTACAAAATTCTGACAAATTCACTATTATCTTGTCCTAAGAATGAAATCTCAGGTTCTTTACAGTTCTTGACAACTGCACTTTTAAGTTTTGAAAGTTTTATACAAGTacataaatatgtgaataaattataactaaatataaacaaaaagtaaTTTGTAATTTGATATTTACCTGGAAAGATAGCAgcttagatttaaaaaatcagaaagaatataGAAACTTAATAATGTTTCTTAAACACATGTAAATGCTTATAAACATCTATGTTGACTCTCATTAGTTATGGTAGTTACGTTCTACAAAGCTGTCATGAACATTGAATACAAAACCATTGCTCCTAGAagaaatacagggttaggttcctgAGAGCATCTGaacttttgttttgtgtgtgtttctgtttaaacacACAttacttaatacatttttttttacaaatgattATTTGCATGGTCTTTGAATGACTCAAACCAGGGGATTTGGAGGCCGTATGTGTTCTGTAAGGTTTTTTGCCAATATTCTTGTTTAACGAGCCAATCTCATTGACATTGAAAACCACTCTTCCACACAACCCCTTTCCTGTACAACACTtaacaggtatttttaaaattcttcggAAGACTCCTGATCAGCAGAACCTGCATTGCATGCAGGTTTAACATGTTTCATGCCATGTCGCCTTTTGAAATGTGCAAGTCAGCCAGCACTAGCTGATATAACCTTAATATTTTCCTAACCCAGGGTAACATGACTTTGGCTTTCCTCAACAATGCTGTCAACTATGCTTTATTGATCGTCATTTCATGAACCCACCAATGTAGCTGCTTTCTCATCTCTTACATAGCTTCAAGACTATAAATGCTTTCTGTACTTTCTGAAGCAGCTTTGTGCACATATTggcaaatttccttctttttctggttGTACCATAATTCTGATGCATAACATTGAACTTACAGCCAACAGCATTGTAACTCAGATAACCAGCAAAGTTTATCTGCCTTGTATTTTCTCCATAAAGCACGACATAAGTCTTCTCACACTCAGAACACTAAACAGCACCTCAGCACTATGCTTGGGgaccattttaaaaagcaaaatcaccaaaaagtacaaaaattagaaaaatgtgacACTAAACACACCACGAAAAGGACACCTGTTTACAGTATTAAAGCTGAAAAGGGCTCCTTCAGCCTCAGCTAGAAATACACGCATTGAGTGACAGTTTCTCACTGCTCTGTACATATTCTTGAATAATCACAAATGCACTGTGAGTAGTGACTTttaagttacaaataaattttattaagtaGGTGAAATTGCAAACATAAAATCCGCTAATAAGGATTAACTGTATGTGCATAATTTAAACTTCATCCATAAATTTAACCACACCATTTGATTTTACCAGAATCAGGCTCTACCCCACTCCTGACTCTGCCCACTACCCACCCAGTACCTCTGGTAATAGGTGTCTGAGCGTCCACAGGTGGCCCCTGACTTGCGAAAGACTTCGCGGCGCTTCCAGCCAGGGCCCAGGGCCGGGCAGTCCAGCCAGTCCTCAGCCATGGAGGCCACAGGAAGCAGCAGTAGCCTGAAAGGGGGTGGAAGGgatgagggaaactgaggctctaggAAGGGACAAAACTGTGCCCCAGGCCACACAAATCACTGGTATCCATTAGTGCTTGCCCAAGCCCTAAGACCTGCCACAGGCAACCAGCCCATATATGGAAAAGAAACCCCTCATATTCTCACCCCATTCTTTCCTATTCTGGGCCTAGGATATCATCATTCCTCAACCCAAGGATCCCTGTTTCTTATTCTCAGTGTCCTAATCCCCTACTCCTCTCTATTCTCAGACTGACAACCCATCATTTCTCCTCACTGCCAATCCAGAAACTTTTCATCCTTCCCCCTCATTCCTCCCTGTCACTGACCTAAGGGCCTCTATCCCTCTATTTTATCACCCCAAAACCCCCATAGTCCCCATCCTCAGTCCCAAAGGGCCCCATTTCTCTTGCCCTCACTACTTGACTTCAGTAGTCTCTCATTCCCCCCTTCCTTGACCCAGGAGTTCCTAATTTCCCTCCTTCAGTGTTTTAACCACTCCATTCCTTCTCTGCCTGATGTCCTCTTATCCTGCTACCTCAGTGTTACAACCTCGACTTCCTCTGCGAGACACAACTGCTCCAACCCATAGCCTGAACAGCCCCTCATCTTTTCCATTCCTCACACTGGAAGCCTCCCATGCCTCCCCTTCCTCAGCCCAAGACCTCCccccttatttttcttctccttcaatgTTCTGACCCACAATTTCTCCCTAGTCTGAGCTCCCAAACCTTCCTCTACAGCCAAAAAGTTCCCCACTTCTCCTCCTTACTGTTCTCATCCTCCATTCCTCCCTTACCATCCAGAGAGACCCTAATTTCTCCCCTCAGCATTCCGAACCCTCCTCCATTCTCTCTGTTCTTGTCCCGGGATCATGCCATCCCTAACTGTCACCATTCTGATCCCCTACTGCTCCTCGTCCTCTATATGGGGCCTCCTATTCCTCCCTTTCAGCATTCCAAAGCCTCTATTTCTCCTGTCATCAGCCTGAGGGCCCCTCATTTCTCCCTCTCAGAGTTCTGAACCCCCATTTCTCTCTCAACTTCAGATGCCCCGATGTCTCCCTTTAGCGTTCTGATCTCCACCATTCCTCTCCGTCC includes:
- the MBD1 gene encoding methyl-CpG-binding domain protein 1 isoform X44, producing MAEDWLDCPALGPGWKRREVFRKSGATCGRSDTYYQSPTGDRIRSKVELTRYLGPACDLTLFDFKQGILCYPAPKAHPVAVASKKRKKPSRPAKTRKRQVGPQSGEVRKEAPRDETKADTDTAPASFPAPGCCENCGISFSGDGTQRQRLKTLCKDCRAQRIAFNREQRMFKRVGCGECAACQVTEDCGACSTCLLQLPHDVASGLFCKCERRRCLRIVERSRGCGVCRGCQTQEDCGHCPICLRPPRPGLRRQWKCVQRRCLRHLAHRLRRRHQRCQRRTPLAVAPPTGKHARRKGGCDSKMAARRRPGAQPLPPPPASQSPEPTEPHPRALAPSPPAEFIYYCVDEDELKRLLPSVWSESEDGAGSPPPYRRRKRPSSARRHHLGPTLKPTLATRTAQPDHTQAPTKQEAGGGFVLPPPGTDLVFLREGASSPVQVPGPVAASTEALLQAVDPGLPSVKQEPPDPEEDKEENKDDSASKLAPEEEAGGAGTPVITEIFSLGGTRFRDTAVWLPRSKDLKKPGARKQ
- the MBD1 gene encoding methyl-CpG-binding domain protein 1 isoform X33, translated to MAEDWLDCPALGPGWKRREVFRKSGATCGRSDTYYQSPTGDRIRSKVELTRYLGPACDLTLFDFKQGILCYPAPKAHPVAVASKKRKKPSRPAKTRKRQVGPQSGEVRKEAPRDETKADTDTAPASFPAPGCCENCGISFSGDGTQRQRLKTLCKDCRAQRIAFNREQRMFKRVGCGECAACQVTEDCGACSTCLLQLPHDVASGLFCKCERRRCLRIVERSRGCGVCRGCQTQEDCGHCPICLRPPRPGLRRQWKCVQRRCLRHLAHRLRRRHQRCQRRTPLAVAPPTGKHARRKGGCDSKMAARRRPGAQPLPPPPASQSPEPTEPHPRALAPSPPAEFIYYCVDEDELKRLLPSVWSESEDGAGSPPPYRRRKRPSSARRHHLGPTLKPTLATRTAQPDHTQAPTKQEAGGGFVLPPPGTDLVFLREGASSPVQVPGPVAASTEALLQVKQEKADTQDEWTPGTAVLTSPVLVPGCPSKAVDPGLPSVKQEPPDPEEDKEENKDDSASKLAPEEEAGGAGTPVITEIFSLGGTRFRDTAVWLPRSKDLKKPGARKQ
- the MBD1 gene encoding methyl-CpG-binding domain protein 1 isoform X37, whose protein sequence is MAEDWLDCPALGPGWKRREVFRKSGATCGRSDTYYQSPTGDRIRSKVELTRYLGPACDLTLFDFKQGILCYPAPKAHPVAVASKKRKKPSRPAKTRKRQVGPQSGEVRKEAPRDETKADTDTAPASFPAPGCCENCGISFSGDGTQRQRLKTLCKDCRAQRIAFNREQRMFKRVGCGECAACQVTEDCGACSTCLLQLPHDVASGLFCKCERRRCLRIVERSRGCGVCRGCQTQEDCGHCPICLRPPRPGLRRQWKCVQRRCLRHLAHRLRRRHQRCQRRTPLAVAPPTGKHARRKGGCDSKMAARRRPGAQPLPPPPASQSPEPTEPKRLLPSVWSESEDGAGSPPPYRRRKRPSSARRHHLGPTLKPTLATRTAQPDHTQAPTKQEAGGGFVLPPPGTDLVFLREGASSPVQVPGPVAASTEALLQEAQCSGLSWVVALPQVKQEKADTQDEWTPGTAVLTSPVLVPGCPSKAVDPGLPSVKQEPPDPEEDKEENKDDSASKLAPEEEAGGAGTPVITEIFSLGGTRFRDTAVWLPRSKDLKKPGARKQ
- the MBD1 gene encoding methyl-CpG-binding domain protein 1 isoform X9, with translation MAEDWLDCPALGPGWKRREVFRKSGATCGRSDTYYQSPTGDRIRSKVELTRYLGPACDLTLFDFKQGILCYPAPKAHPVAVASKKRKKPSRPAKTRKRQVGPQSGEVRKEAPRDETKADTDTAPASFPAPGCCENCGISFSGDGTQRQRLKTLCKDCRAQRIAFNREQRMFKRVGCGECAACQVTEDCGACSTCLLQLPHDVASGLFCKCERRRCLRIVERSRGCGVCRGCQTQEDCGHCPICLRPPRPGLRRQWKCVQRRCLRHLAHRLRRRHQRCQRRTPLAVAPPTGKHARRKGGCDSKMAARRRPGAQPLPPPPASQSPEPTEPHPRALAPSPPAEFIYYCVDEDELQPYTNRRQNRKCGACAACLRRMDCGRCDFCCDKPKFGGSNQKRQKCRWRQCLQFAMKRLLPSVWSESEDGAGSPPPYRRRKRPSSARRHHLGPTLKPTLATRTAQPDHTQAPTKQEAGGGFVLPPPGTDLVFLREGASSPVQVPGPVAASTEALLQEAQCSGLSWVVALPQVKQEKADTQDEWTPGTAVLTSPVLVPGCPSKAVDPGLPSVKQEPPDPEEDKEENKDDSASKLAPEEEAGGAGTPVITEIFSLGGTRFRDTAVWLPRSKDLKKPGARKQ
- the MBD1 gene encoding methyl-CpG-binding domain protein 1 isoform X32 — translated: MAEDWLDCPALGPGWKRREVFRKSGATCGRSDTYYQSPTGDRIRSKVELTRYLGPACDLTLFDFKQGILCYPAPKAHPVAVASKKRKKPSRPAKTRKRQVGPQSGEVRKEAPRDETKADTDTAPASFPAPGCCENCGISFSGDGTQRQRLKTLCKDCRAQRIAFNREQRMFKRVGCGECAACQVTEDCGACSTCLLQLPHDVASGLFCKCERRRCLRIVERSRGCGVCRGCQTQEDCGHCPICLRPPRPGLRRQWKCVQRRCLRGKHARRKGGCDSKMAARRRPGAQPLPPPPASQSPEPTEPHPRALAPSPPAEFIYYCVDEDELQPYTNRRQNRKCGACAACLRRMDCGRCDFCCDKPKFGGSNQKRQKCRWRQCLQFAMKRLLPSVWSESEDGAGSPPPYRRRKRPSSARRHHLGPTLKPTLATRTAQPDHTQAPTKQEAGGGFVLPPPGTDLVFLREGASSPVQVPGPVAASTEALLQAVDPGLPSVKQEPPDPEEDKEENKDDSASKLAPEEEAGGAGTPVITEIFSLGGTRFRDTAVWLPRSKDLKKPGARKQ
- the MBD1 gene encoding methyl-CpG-binding domain protein 1 isoform X22 gives rise to the protein MAEDWLDCPALGPGWKRREVFRKSGATCGRSDTYYQSPTGDRIRSKVELTRYLGPACDLTLFDFKQGILCYPAPKAHPVAVASKKRKKPSRPAKTRKRQVGPQSGEVRKEAPRDETKADTDTAPASFPAPGCCENCGISFSGDGTQRQRLKTLCKDCRAQRIAFNREQRMFKRVGCGECAACQVTEDCGACSTCLLQLPHDVASGLFCKCERRRCLRIVERSRGCGVCRGCQTQEDCGHCPICLRPPRPGLRRQWKCVQRRCLRHLAHRLRRRHQRCQRRTPLAVAPPTGKHARRKGGCDSKMAARRRPGAQPLPPPPASQSPEPTEPHPRALAPSPPAEFIYYCVDEDELQPYTNRRQNRKCGACAACLRRMDCGRCDFCCDKPKFGGSNQKRQKCRWRQCLQFAMKRLLPSVWSESEDGAGSPPPYRRRKRPSSARRHHLGPTLKPTLATRTAQPDHTQAPTKQEAGGGFVLPPPGTDLVFLREGASSPVQVPGPVAASTEALLQAVDPGLPSVKQEPPDPEEDKEENKDDSASKLAPEEEAGGAGTPVITEIFSLGGTRFRDTAVWLPRSKDLKKPGARKQ
- the MBD1 gene encoding methyl-CpG-binding domain protein 1 isoform X21, producing MAEDWLDCPALGPGWKRREVFRKSGATCGRSDTYYQSPTGDRIRSKVELTRYLGPACDLTLFDFKQGILCYPAPKAHPVAVASKKRKKPSRPAKTRKRQVGPQSGEVRKEAPRDETKADTDTAPASFPAPGCCENCGISFSGDGTQRQRLKTLCKDCRAQRIAFNREQRMFKRVGCGECAACQVTEDCGACSTCLLQLPHDVASGLFCKCERRRCLRIVERSRGCGVCRGCQTQEDCGHCPICLRPPRPGLRRQWKCVQRRCLRGKHARRKGGCDSKMAARRRPGAQPLPPPPASQSPEPTEPHPRALAPSPPAEFIYYCVDEDELQPYTNRRQNRKCGACAACLRRMDCGRCDFCCDKPKFGGSNQKRQKCRWRQCLQFAMKRLLPSVWSESEDGAGSPPPYRRRKRPSSARRHHLGPTLKPTLATRTAQPDHTQAPTKQEAGGGFVLPPPGTDLVFLREGASSPVQVPGPVAASTEALLQVKQEKADTQDEWTPGTAVLTSPVLVPGCPSKAVDPGLPSVKQEPPDPEEDKEENKDDSASKLAPEEEAGGAGTPVITEIFSLGGTRFRDTAVWLPRSKDLKKPGARKQ
- the MBD1 gene encoding methyl-CpG-binding domain protein 1 isoform X42, whose translation is MAEDWLDCPALGPGWKRREVFRKSGATCGRSDTYYQSPTGDRIRSKVELTRYLGPACDLTLFDFKQGILCYPAPKAHPVAVASKKRKKPSRPAKTRKRQVGPQSGEVRKEAPRDETKADTDTAPASFPAPGCCENCGISFSGDGTQRQRLKTLCKDCRAQRIAFNREQRMFKRVGCGECAACQVTEDCGACSTCLLQLPHDVASGLFCKCERRRCLRIVERSRGCGVCRGCQTQEDCGHCPICLRPPRPGLRRQWKCVQRRCLRGKHARRKGGCDSKMAARRRPGAQPLPPPPASQSPEPTEPHPRALAPSPPAEFIYYCVDEDELKRLLPSVWSESEDGAGSPPPYRRRKRPSSARRHHLGPTLKPTLATRTAQPDHTQAPTKQEAGGGFVLPPPGTDLVFLREGASSPVQVPGPVAASTEALLQVKQEKADTQDEWTPGTAVLTSPVLVPGCPSKAVDPGLPSVKQEPPDPEEDKEENKDDSASKLAPEEEAGGAGTPVITEIFSLGGTRFRDTAVWLPRSKDLKKPGARKQ
- the MBD1 gene encoding methyl-CpG-binding domain protein 1 isoform X28, which produces MAEDWLDCPALGPGWKRREVFRKSGATCGRSDTYYQSPTGDRIRSKVELTRYLGPACDLTLFDFKQGILCYPAPKAHPVAVASKKRKKPSRPAKTRKRQVGPQSGEVRKEAPRDETKADTDTAPASFPAPGCCENCGISFSGDGTQRQRLKTLCKDCRAQRIAFNREQRMFKRVGCGECAACQVTEDCGACSTCLLQLPHDVASGLFCKCERRRCLRIVERSRGCGVCRGCQTQEDCGHCPICLRPPRPGLRRQWKCVQRRCLRHLAHRLRRRHQRCQRRTPLAVAPPTGKHARRKGGCDSKMAARRRPGAQPLPPPPASQSPEPTEPHPRALAPSPPAEFIYYCVDEDELKRLLPSVWSESEDGAGSPPPYRRRKRPSSARRHHLGPTLKPTLATRTAQPDHTQAPTKQEAGGGFVLPPPGTDLVFLREGASSPVQVPGPVAASTEALLQEAQCSGLSWVVALPQVKQEKADTQDEWTPGTAVLTSPVLVPGCPSKAVDPGLPSVKQEPPDPEEDKEENKDDSASKLAPEEEAGGAGTPVITEIFSLGGTRFRDTAVWLPRSKDLKKPGARKQ